Proteins co-encoded in one Afipia sp. P52-10 genomic window:
- the rpsP gene encoding 30S ribosomal protein S16, which translates to MSVVIRLARAGTKKRPFYHVVVADSRFPRDGRFIERLGFFNPLLPKDNELRLRLDLEKVKAWMAKGAQPSDRVMRFLDAAGVAKRTPRNNPQKAIPRKERGKTEGAAA; encoded by the coding sequence ATGTCCGTTGTGATCCGCCTCGCTCGCGCAGGCACCAAGAAGCGCCCGTTCTACCACGTCGTCGTCGCCGACTCGCGTTTTCCGCGCGATGGCCGCTTCATCGAGCGTCTCGGTTTCTTCAACCCGCTGCTGCCGAAGGACAACGAGCTGCGCCTGCGGCTCGACCTCGAGAAGGTGAAAGCCTGGATGGCCAAGGGCGCGCAGCCGTCGGACCGCGTGATGCGTTTCCTCGATGCCGCCGGCGTCGCCAAGCGCACCCCGCGCAACAACCCGCAGAAGGCGATCCCGCGCAAGGAACGCGGCAAGACCGAAGGCGCGGCAGCGTAA
- the rplS gene encoding 50S ribosomal protein L19, whose protein sequence is MNLIQTLEKEQVEKLSAGKEIPSFGPGDTVIVNVKVKEGERTRVQAYEGVCIGRSGGGLNESFTVRKISYGEGVERVFPIYSPMIDSIKVVRKGKVRRAKLYYLRGRRGKSARIVEKQDKQAPAAAEA, encoded by the coding sequence ATGAACCTGATTCAGACGCTCGAAAAAGAGCAGGTCGAGAAACTGTCCGCTGGCAAGGAAATCCCTTCCTTCGGCCCGGGCGACACCGTGATCGTCAACGTCAAGGTGAAGGAAGGCGAGCGGACACGCGTGCAGGCCTATGAAGGCGTTTGCATCGGCCGTTCCGGCGGCGGCCTGAACGAGAGCTTCACCGTCCGCAAGATCTCGTACGGCGAAGGCGTCGAGCGTGTTTTCCCGATCTATTCGCCGATGATCGACAGCATCAAGGTGGTGCGCAAGGGCAAGGTCCGTCGCGCCAAGCTGTATTACCTGCGCGGCCGTCGCGGCAAATCCGCCCGCATCGTCGAGAAGCAGGACAAGCAGGCTCCGGCCGCGGCTGAAGCCTGA
- the clpS gene encoding ATP-dependent Clp protease adapter ClpS gives MAQTTIVKPRTAVKPKVERPRLHKVILINDDYTPREFVVMVLKAEFRMTEDEAYKVMITAHRRGVCVVAVYTRDVAETKATRATDLGRSKGYPLMFTTEPEE, from the coding sequence ATGGCACAGACCACCATCGTCAAACCCCGAACCGCTGTGAAGCCGAAGGTCGAACGGCCGCGGCTGCACAAGGTCATCCTCATCAACGACGATTATACGCCGCGCGAATTCGTCGTGATGGTGCTGAAGGCCGAGTTTCGCATGACCGAGGACGAAGCCTACAAGGTGATGATCACCGCGCACCGGCGCGGCGTCTGCGTGGTCGCCGTCTACACCCGCGACGTCGCCGAAACGAAGGCAACGCGGGCGACCGACCTCGGCCGCTCGAAAGGCTATCCGCTGATGTTCACCACCGAACCGGAAGAATAG
- a CDS encoding chorismate mutase: protein MTTSTLPPELLRLRGSIDNIDAALIHLLAERFKCTREVGILKAKHKLPPADPAREAKQIARLRALAEDAQLDPEFAEKFLAFIVREVIRHHEIIGKNAS from the coding sequence ATGACCACATCGACCCTGCCTCCCGAACTGCTGCGCCTGCGCGGCAGCATCGACAACATCGATGCCGCGCTGATTCACCTGCTGGCCGAGCGCTTCAAGTGCACGCGCGAGGTCGGCATCCTGAAAGCCAAGCACAAGCTGCCGCCCGCTGATCCGGCACGGGAGGCAAAGCAGATCGCGCGGCTGCGCGCGCTCGCGGAGGATGCCCAGCTCGACCCGGAATTCGCAGAGAAATTCCTCGCATTCATCGTGCGGGAAGTCATTCGTCACCACGAAATCATCGGCAAGAACGCCAGCTGA
- the leuC gene encoding 3-isopropylmalate dehydratase large subunit, which produces MSAPTTLYDKIWNDHLVDEQPDGTCLLYIDRHLVHEVTSPQAFEGLRSSGRKVRAPEKTLAVVDHNVPTTDRTKPNPDPESAEQIKTLAENARDFGIEYYNEFDKRQGIVHIIGPEQGFTLPGTTIVCGDSHTSTHGAFGALAHGIGTSEVEHVLATQTLIQSKAKNMRFTVDGKLPEGVTAKDVILAIIGEIGTAGGTGHVLEYAGQVFRDMSMEGRMTVCNMSIEGGARAGLVAPDEKAYEFLKDRPKAPKGAAWDAARRYWDTLRSDDGAHFDTEYRLDAAKLPPIVTWGTSPEDVISITGAVPDPAKIEDEAKRLSKERALAYMGLTAGTKITDIKLDRVFIGSCTNGRIEDLRAVAKIVNGKTVNGNVNAMIVPGSGLVKEQAEAEGLDKIFLKAGFEWREPGCSMCLAMNPDKLKPEERCASTSNRNFEGRQGFKGRTHLVSPAMAAAAAIAGHFVDIREWR; this is translated from the coding sequence ATGTCCGCACCCACCACGCTCTACGACAAAATCTGGAACGACCACCTGGTCGACGAACAGCCGGACGGCACCTGCCTGCTCTACATCGATCGCCACCTCGTGCATGAGGTGACGTCGCCGCAGGCGTTCGAAGGCCTGCGCTCCTCGGGCCGCAAGGTGCGCGCGCCGGAGAAGACCCTCGCCGTCGTCGATCACAACGTGCCGACCACCGACCGCACGAAGCCCAATCCCGATCCGGAATCCGCCGAGCAGATCAAGACGCTCGCCGAGAACGCACGCGACTTCGGCATCGAGTACTACAACGAGTTCGACAAGCGGCAGGGCATCGTCCACATCATCGGCCCCGAGCAGGGCTTCACCCTGCCCGGCACCACCATCGTCTGCGGCGACAGCCACACCTCGACGCATGGCGCGTTCGGCGCGCTGGCGCACGGCATCGGCACCTCCGAGGTCGAGCATGTGCTGGCGACGCAGACGCTGATCCAGTCGAAGGCCAAGAACATGCGCTTCACGGTCGACGGCAAGCTGCCGGAGGGCGTGACGGCGAAGGACGTGATCCTGGCCATCATCGGCGAGATCGGCACTGCGGGCGGCACCGGCCATGTGCTGGAATATGCCGGACAAGTGTTCCGCGACATGTCGATGGAAGGCCGCATGACCGTCTGCAACATGTCGATCGAAGGCGGCGCCCGCGCCGGCCTCGTCGCGCCGGACGAGAAGGCCTATGAGTTCCTCAAGGATCGCCCGAAGGCGCCGAAGGGCGCGGCCTGGGACGCGGCCCGCCGCTACTGGGACACGCTGCGCTCCGACGACGGCGCGCATTTCGACACCGAGTATCGCCTCGATGCGGCGAAGCTGCCGCCGATCGTCACCTGGGGCACCTCGCCCGAGGACGTGATCTCCATCACCGGCGCGGTGCCGGACCCGGCCAAGATCGAGGATGAGGCCAAGCGTCTGTCGAAGGAGCGCGCGCTCGCCTATATGGGCCTGACCGCCGGCACGAAGATCACCGACATCAAGCTCGATCGGGTGTTCATCGGTTCGTGCACCAACGGCCGCATCGAAGACCTGCGGGCGGTGGCGAAGATCGTCAACGGCAAGACGGTCAACGGCAATGTCAACGCGATGATCGTGCCGGGCTCGGGTCTCGTGAAGGAGCAGGCGGAAGCGGAAGGCCTCGACAAGATCTTCCTCAAGGCCGGCTTCGAGTGGCGTGAGCCGGGCTGCTCGATGTGCCTGGCGATGAACCCGGACAAGCTGAAGCCGGAGGAGCGCTGCGCTTCGACCTCGAACCGCAACTTCGAAGGCCGCCAGGGCTTCAAGGGCCGCACCCACCTGGTCTCGCCGGCGATGGCGGCGGCGGCGGCGATCGCCGGCCACTTCGTCGATATCCGCGAGTGGCGCTGA
- the rimM gene encoding ribosome maturation factor RimM (Essential for efficient processing of 16S rRNA) yields the protein MSEAVGTRICVAKFGAAHGVRGEIRLWPFTEEPLAVTSYGPLESQDGTRRFEIEAARAAKDHLVARIKGVTTRTDAERLNGLELYVARDKLPPVEDDEFYHADLIGLAAVTADEIRLGRIVAVHNFGAGDIIEIASDEGGDSLLLPFSNAVVPTVDVKAGRAIVVPPGEIDGDDRGHASSPDDHAQDG from the coding sequence ATGAGCGAGGCCGTGGGCACACGCATCTGCGTGGCGAAATTCGGCGCCGCCCACGGCGTGCGTGGCGAGATCAGGCTCTGGCCCTTCACGGAAGAGCCGCTCGCCGTCACATCCTACGGTCCGCTTGAATCGCAGGACGGCACGCGCCGCTTCGAAATCGAGGCTGCGCGTGCGGCGAAGGACCATCTCGTCGCCCGCATCAAAGGCGTGACGACGCGCACCGACGCCGAACGCCTCAACGGCCTCGAGCTTTACGTGGCGCGCGACAAGCTGCCGCCGGTCGAGGACGACGAGTTCTACCACGCCGATCTGATCGGGCTTGCGGCCGTCACGGCCGACGAAATCCGGCTCGGCCGCATCGTTGCAGTTCACAATTTCGGCGCCGGCGACATCATCGAGATCGCCAGCGACGAGGGGGGCGACTCGCTGCTGCTGCCGTTCTCGAACGCGGTGGTGCCGACGGTGGACGTGAAGGCGGGTCGCGCGATCGTCGTCCCGCCGGGCGAAATCGACGGCGACGACCGCGGCCACGCCTCGTCCCCGGACGATCACGCCCAGGATGGCTAA
- a CDS encoding SIMPL domain-containing protein, translating into MMYRTALTLAAVAAASSSALAQQSQLPPPAISVSGEATISVAPDLAQIEGGVTSEAKTAREASEANNKAMNEVMTALKAAGIAAADIQTSRLSLIPQSAPPRPGVRSPIVGYQASNRVSVRIRDVSKVASTIDTLVSAGANDIGGIAFIVSKQSQLLDDARGKAIEDARRKAEVYAKAANVRLGAPLSISEEGSGGPVPMMRASYKADAQGAPVSPGEETLRVTVQVSYELKSATP; encoded by the coding sequence ATGATGTATCGCACTGCCCTGACCCTCGCCGCCGTGGCCGCCGCCAGCAGTTCGGCACTGGCACAGCAAAGCCAGCTTCCGCCGCCGGCGATTTCGGTGTCCGGCGAAGCGACCATCTCGGTCGCCCCCGATCTCGCGCAGATCGAGGGGGGCGTGACCTCCGAGGCCAAGACCGCACGCGAGGCGAGCGAGGCCAACAACAAGGCGATGAATGAGGTGATGACGGCGCTGAAGGCGGCCGGCATCGCCGCCGCCGACATCCAGACCTCGCGTCTGTCGCTGATTCCGCAAAGCGCGCCGCCACGCCCCGGCGTGCGTTCGCCGATCGTCGGCTACCAGGCCAGCAACCGCGTCAGCGTGCGCATCCGCGACGTCTCGAAGGTTGCCAGCACCATCGACACGCTGGTCTCCGCCGGCGCGAACGACATCGGCGGAATCGCGTTCATCGTCTCCAAGCAGTCGCAACTGCTCGACGATGCCCGCGGCAAGGCGATCGAGGACGCCCGGCGCAAGGCAGAGGTCTATGCGAAGGCCGCCAATGTGCGGCTCGGAGCGCCGCTCAGCATCAGTGAAGAAGGCTCGGGCGGACCAGTGCCGATGATGCGCGCATCCTACAAGGCCGATGCCCAGGGCGCGCCGGTGTCACCCGGCGAAGAAACCCTGCGCGTCACGGTGCAGGTCTCCTACGAGCTGAAGAGCGCCACGCCGTAA
- a CDS encoding GyrI-like domain-containing protein, with translation MVGSSLAQTPATPPASTAPAAPPANPAPATPPAASTPAQATPPAANPATSPSAAPAAQAPAPAQTPAASQAPANPQTPPAPQTPAQAAPPAEPTVQTADPFGEELTLTAKTVVMMKGNATWDNAFETITNTLKALQGALDKQNLKAAGPALVVYTSTDDTGFVFQAELPVAEAPAKPLGKDITSGKSPEGKALKFVHRGSYDNMDNTYEAITNHLDEKRLEAKDSFIEEYTTDPLTTAEDKLVINVYVPLK, from the coding sequence ATGGTCGGATCGAGCCTCGCCCAGACGCCGGCAACGCCTCCCGCAAGCACGGCCCCGGCAGCACCACCCGCAAATCCGGCACCGGCAACGCCGCCAGCGGCTTCGACACCTGCGCAAGCCACCCCGCCCGCCGCGAACCCGGCAACGTCCCCGTCTGCGGCGCCGGCTGCACAGGCCCCCGCCCCCGCGCAGACACCCGCCGCGAGCCAGGCGCCGGCGAACCCTCAGACCCCACCCGCTCCGCAGACCCCGGCGCAAGCCGCTCCGCCCGCGGAGCCCACCGTGCAGACCGCCGACCCGTTCGGCGAGGAACTGACGCTGACGGCGAAGACCGTGGTCATGATGAAGGGCAACGCGACCTGGGACAACGCGTTCGAAACCATCACCAACACGCTGAAAGCCCTGCAGGGCGCGCTCGACAAGCAGAACCTGAAGGCCGCAGGCCCGGCGCTGGTCGTCTATACCTCGACCGACGACACCGGCTTCGTCTTCCAGGCCGAACTGCCGGTCGCCGAAGCGCCCGCCAAGCCGCTCGGCAAGGACATCACCAGCGGCAAATCGCCCGAGGGCAAGGCGCTGAAGTTCGTCCATCGTGGCTCGTATGACAACATGGACAACACCTATGAAGCGATCACCAACCACCTCGACGAGAAGCGACTGGAGGCGAAGGACTCCTTCATCGAGGAGTACACCACCGATCCGCTGACCACGGCGGAAGACAAACTCGTCATCAACGTCTACGTGCCCCTGAAGTGA
- a CDS encoding bifunctional 2-polyprenyl-6-hydroxyphenol methylase/3-demethylubiquinol 3-O-methyltransferase UbiG — translation MTQNIYDDPDFFAGYSQFPRSIDGLEGAAEWPSMRALLPDLQGLSIVDLGCGFGWFCRFAREHGAAHILGLDVSERMLAKAQAMTADAHITYRRADLETLALPEQAFDLAYSSLALHYVVNLDGLLAAVHRALKPGGRLVVSIEHPIYMAPSRPDWIASPTGQRVWPLDRYLVEGPRTTDWITSGIVKQHRTLGTTLNLLIRHGFSIAHVEEWGPTDAEITAHPDWAEVRDRPMFLLIAAHC, via the coding sequence ATGACCCAGAATATTTACGACGATCCCGACTTCTTCGCGGGCTATAGCCAGTTTCCGCGTTCGATCGACGGGCTCGAGGGCGCTGCCGAGTGGCCGTCCATGCGCGCGCTGCTGCCGGATTTGCAGGGACTGTCGATCGTCGATCTCGGCTGCGGCTTCGGCTGGTTCTGCCGCTTCGCGCGCGAGCATGGCGCAGCCCATATCCTTGGCCTCGATGTTTCCGAACGCATGCTGGCGAAAGCGCAAGCGATGACCGCCGATGCGCACATCACCTATCGCCGCGCCGACCTCGAGACGCTCGCCCTGCCGGAGCAGGCGTTCGATCTCGCCTACAGCTCGCTGGCGCTGCATTATGTCGTCAACCTCGACGGATTGCTTGCAGCGGTGCATCGCGCGCTGAAACCGGGCGGCCGCCTTGTCGTCTCCATCGAGCACCCGATCTACATGGCGCCGAGCCGTCCCGACTGGATCGCGAGCCCAACCGGGCAGAGGGTGTGGCCGCTCGACCGGTATCTCGTCGAGGGCCCGCGCACCACCGACTGGATCACCTCCGGCATCGTCAAGCAGCACCGCACCCTCGGCACCACCTTGAACCTGCTCATCCGGCATGGATTCAGCATCGCCCATGTCGAGGAGTGGGGACCGACCGACGCCGAGATCACCGCCCATCCCGACTGGGCCGAAGTCCGTGACCGGCCGATGTTCCTGCTGATTGCGGCGCATTGCTGA
- a CDS encoding MBL fold metallo-hydrolase, with protein MPLSRRRVFTVLAGLAAATGASAFWSASMRNYSGPVSDHFDGARFFDPDGAPPKNFSDLWRWQREGGRAVWPVWAPSPFSDTPPQRVLSGIRFSFVGHASWLIQAAGLNILVDPVWSERASPFSFAGPKRVNDPGIPFGKLPPIDAVLVSHGHYDHLDVATLSKLRAAFGPRVITPLGNDAAMTAYDAAIRAEAFDWGDRVVLSDAMAVTLVPTRHWSARGLLDRNKALWASFVLETPAGKIYIVCDSGYGSGVHFRRVREQHGPLRAAILPIGAYEPRWFMRDQHMNPEDAVQALADCGAELALAHHHGTFQLTNEAIDAPAVALAAALKAASVPSEKFLVLQPGEVFAI; from the coding sequence ATGCCGTTATCCCGCCGCCGCGTTTTCACCGTCCTTGCCGGTTTGGCTGCCGCCACCGGCGCTTCAGCCTTCTGGTCCGCCTCCATGCGCAACTACTCCGGTCCCGTGTCGGACCACTTCGATGGTGCCCGGTTCTTCGATCCGGATGGGGCACCGCCCAAGAACTTCAGCGACCTGTGGCGCTGGCAGCGTGAGGGGGGCCGTGCGGTCTGGCCCGTCTGGGCGCCGTCGCCGTTCTCCGATACGCCGCCGCAACGGGTTTTGAGCGGCATCCGCTTTTCCTTCGTCGGCCATGCCTCCTGGCTGATCCAGGCCGCCGGGCTCAACATCCTGGTCGATCCGGTGTGGTCGGAGCGGGCCTCGCCATTCTCGTTCGCCGGGCCGAAGCGGGTCAACGATCCGGGGATTCCCTTCGGCAAGCTGCCGCCGATCGATGCGGTGCTGGTGTCGCATGGGCACTACGATCATCTCGACGTCGCCACGCTGTCAAAGCTGCGGGCGGCGTTCGGGCCGCGCGTCATCACCCCGCTCGGCAACGATGCCGCGATGACGGCTTACGACGCGGCGATCCGGGCCGAGGCGTTCGACTGGGGCGATCGCGTGGTGCTCAGCGATGCGATGGCGGTGACGCTGGTGCCGACGCGGCACTGGTCGGCGCGCGGTCTTCTCGATCGCAACAAGGCGCTGTGGGCGAGCTTCGTGCTGGAGACGCCTGCGGGGAAAATCTACATCGTCTGCGATTCGGGCTATGGCAGCGGCGTCCACTTCCGCCGCGTGCGCGAGCAGCACGGGCCGTTGCGGGCGGCGATCCTGCCGATCGGCGCTTACGAGCCGCGCTGGTTCATGCGCGACCAGCACATGAATCCCGAAGACGCGGTGCAGGCGCTGGCCGATTGCGGCGCCGAGTTGGCGCTGGCGCATCATCACGGCACGTTCCAGCTCACCAACGAGGCGATCGATGCGCCGGCTGTGGCGCTTGCCGCGGCCCTGAAGGCCGCGAGCGTGCCGAGCGAAAAATTCCTGGTGCTGCAGCCGGGCGAGGTGTTTGCGATTTAG
- the trmD gene encoding tRNA (guanosine(37)-N1)-methyltransferase TrmD: MWTATVLTLFPDMFPGPLGVSLAGKALAGGLWALETRDIRDSATDRHRSVDDTPAGGGAGMVLRADVTARAFDAVTPLAGRPRLLMSPRGTPLTQARVIELAAGPGPIIVCGRFEGLDQRVIDARQLEEVSIGDYVLSGGELGALVLIDACVRLLPGVMGNVTSSDSESFSDGLLEYPQYTRPQVFEGLAIPDVLTSGDHGKVAAWRQAEAERLTRARRPDLWAKKGLTQGAPKRPKNATDG, translated from the coding sequence ATGTGGACCGCGACCGTCCTCACCCTGTTTCCAGACATGTTTCCCGGCCCCCTCGGCGTCAGCCTCGCCGGCAAGGCCCTCGCCGGCGGCCTGTGGGCGCTGGAGACGCGGGACATTCGCGATTCGGCCACCGACCGCCACCGCAGCGTCGATGACACGCCGGCCGGAGGCGGTGCCGGCATGGTGCTGCGCGCCGACGTCACCGCCCGCGCCTTCGACGCGGTCACGCCGCTGGCGGGACGGCCACGATTGCTGATGAGCCCGCGCGGCACGCCGCTGACGCAGGCGCGGGTGATCGAACTCGCCGCCGGACCGGGACCGATCATCGTCTGCGGCCGGTTCGAGGGGCTCGACCAGCGCGTGATCGACGCCCGTCAACTTGAGGAGGTCTCGATCGGCGATTACGTGCTGTCAGGCGGGGAACTCGGCGCGCTGGTCCTGATCGACGCCTGCGTGCGGCTGCTGCCAGGCGTCATGGGCAACGTAACCTCCTCGGATTCCGAGAGTTTTTCCGACGGCCTGCTGGAATATCCGCAGTACACACGCCCGCAGGTGTTCGAAGGCCTAGCCATCCCCGACGTCCTGACCTCCGGCGACCACGGCAAGGTCGCGGCCTGGCGCCAGGCCGAGGCGGAACGGCTGACCCGGGCCCGCAGGCCGGATCTCTGGGCGAAAAAAGGCTTAACCCAAGGGGCCCCGAAGCGACCAAAAAACGCGACAGACGGGTGA
- the dapF gene encoding diaminopimelate epimerase, with product MSALANQSFAKMNGVGNEIVVVDLRAAPVDISAGEARAIAAGVPYDQLMVLYPPRVDGTAAFIRILNNDGSESGACGNGMRCVARQMFAASGETALTFETRAGLLNCWTGDAPETFTVDMGKPRLGWQEIPLAEEFRDTRAIELQIGPIDAPVLHTPSVVNMGNPHAIFWVEDVHAYDLGRFGPLLENHPIFPERANITLAQIASRDRIVIRTWERGAGLTKACGSAACATAVAAARLRRADRTVTIATPGGDLVIAWRESDDHVLMTGPAELEYESRFDPALFASVA from the coding sequence ATGAGCGCCCTCGCGAATCAGAGCTTTGCCAAGATGAACGGCGTCGGCAACGAGATCGTTGTCGTCGATCTGCGCGCGGCGCCGGTCGACATCAGCGCCGGCGAGGCCAGGGCGATCGCCGCGGGGGTGCCGTATGACCAATTGATGGTGCTCTATCCGCCGCGCGTCGATGGCACGGCGGCATTCATCCGCATCCTCAACAATGACGGCTCGGAGTCCGGCGCCTGTGGCAACGGCATGCGCTGTGTCGCACGGCAGATGTTCGCGGCCAGCGGCGAGACGGCCCTGACGTTCGAGACGCGGGCAGGCCTGTTGAATTGCTGGACGGGCGATGCGCCGGAGACCTTCACGGTCGACATGGGCAAGCCGCGGCTCGGCTGGCAGGAGATTCCGCTCGCCGAGGAATTCCGCGACACCCGCGCGATCGAATTGCAGATCGGGCCGATCGATGCGCCGGTGCTGCACACGCCGTCCGTGGTCAACATGGGCAATCCGCACGCGATCTTCTGGGTCGAGGATGTGCATGCCTATGACCTCGGCCGGTTCGGGCCGCTGCTGGAGAACCATCCGATCTTCCCGGAACGGGCCAACATCACGCTGGCGCAGATCGCAAGCCGCGACCGCATCGTCATCCGCACCTGGGAGCGCGGTGCCGGTCTCACCAAGGCCTGCGGCTCGGCCGCCTGCGCGACGGCGGTGGCGGCGGCAAGGCTGCGGCGCGCCGACCGCACGGTCACGATCGCGACGCCCGGCGGCGATCTCGTCATCGCCTGGCGCGAGAGCGACGATCATGTGCTGATGACCGGCCCGGCCGAGCTGGAATACGAGAGCCGTTTCGATCCGGCGCTGTTCGCCAGCGTCGCCTGA
- the ffh gene encoding signal recognition particle protein has protein sequence MFDNLSERLGGILDRLTRRGALTEADVDAAMREVRRALLEADVALDVVRSFTEKVREQAIGATVVKSVTPGQMVVKIVHDQLVETLGSDSQTIDLNAPAPIAIMMVGLQGSGKTTTTAKLARRLTDRDKRKVLMASLDTRRPAAMEQLAVLGRDIDVETLPIMQGQTPPQIALRALQAAKLGGHDVVLLDTAGRTTLDEAMMAEAAEVKAAANPHEVLLVADSLTGQDAVNLARSFNERVGLTGIVLTRVDGDGRGGAALSMRSVTGKPIKLIGTGEKTDALEDFHPGRIAGRILGMGDVVSLVEKAAANIDAEKAARVAEKMRKGKFDLADMRDQLTQMQKMGGLGGLMGMLPGIAKMKNQLASANLDDKILKRQIAVIDSMTREERRNPDLLKNSRKKRISAGSGVKVEEINKLLKMHRNMADMMKAMGQGKRGPMAALGNMMGFGGGMPSPEQMKELAEKMPGGLPQGAGGLPGLPKDFPGGALPPGGLPGLPGLGNKLPGLGGFPGLPKGPEKKR, from the coding sequence GTGTTCGACAATCTGTCGGAAAGGCTTGGCGGCATTCTCGACCGGCTGACGCGCCGCGGCGCGCTCACCGAGGCCGACGTCGATGCCGCGATGCGCGAAGTGCGCCGGGCGCTGCTGGAAGCGGACGTGGCGCTCGACGTGGTGCGCTCCTTCACCGAGAAGGTGCGCGAACAAGCGATCGGCGCCACGGTCGTCAAGTCGGTGACGCCGGGCCAGATGGTGGTCAAGATCGTCCACGACCAGCTCGTGGAGACGCTCGGCTCCGACAGCCAGACCATCGATCTCAATGCGCCTGCGCCGATCGCCATCATGATGGTTGGCCTGCAGGGCTCCGGCAAAACCACCACCACCGCGAAACTGGCCCGCCGCCTCACCGATCGTGACAAGCGCAAGGTGCTGATGGCCTCCCTCGACACCCGCCGCCCGGCGGCGATGGAACAGCTCGCCGTGCTCGGCCGCGACATCGATGTCGAGACGCTGCCGATCATGCAGGGCCAGACGCCGCCGCAGATCGCGCTGCGCGCGCTGCAGGCCGCCAAGCTCGGCGGTCACGATGTTGTGCTGCTCGATACCGCAGGCCGCACCACCCTCGACGAAGCGATGATGGCGGAAGCGGCGGAGGTGAAAGCCGCCGCCAATCCGCATGAAGTGCTGCTGGTCGCCGACTCGCTGACCGGTCAGGACGCCGTCAACCTCGCGCGCTCGTTCAACGAACGCGTCGGCCTCACCGGCATCGTGCTCACCCGCGTCGATGGCGACGGCCGCGGCGGCGCGGCGCTGTCGATGCGTTCGGTCACCGGCAAGCCGATCAAGCTGATCGGAACCGGCGAAAAGACCGACGCGCTGGAAGATTTTCATCCGGGCCGGATCGCCGGCCGCATTCTCGGCATGGGCGACGTGGTGTCGCTGGTCGAGAAAGCCGCCGCCAACATCGATGCGGAGAAGGCCGCGCGCGTCGCCGAGAAGATGCGCAAGGGCAAGTTCGACTTGGCCGACATGCGCGACCAGCTCACGCAGATGCAGAAGATGGGCGGACTTGGCGGACTGATGGGCATGCTGCCCGGCATCGCCAAGATGAAGAACCAGCTCGCCTCCGCGAACCTCGACGACAAGATCCTGAAGCGGCAGATCGCGGTGATCGATTCGATGACCCGCGAGGAGCGGCGCAATCCCGACCTGCTCAAGAACAGCCGCAAGAAGCGGATTTCCGCCGGCTCCGGCGTGAAGGTCGAGGAGATCAACAAGCTCTTGAAGATGCACCGGAACATGGCCGACATGATGAAGGCCATGGGTCAGGGCAAGCGCGGGCCGATGGCCGCGCTCGGCAACATGATGGGCTTCGGCGGCGGCATGCCCTCGCCCGAGCAGATGAAAGAACTCGCCGAGAAGATGCCCGGCGGCTTACCGCAAGGCGCCGGCGGATTGCCCGGCCTGCCGAAGGATTTTCCGGGCGGCGCGTTGCCGCCGGGTGGACTGCCGGGCCTGCCCGGTCTCGGCAACAAGCTGCCGGGTCTTGGCGGCTTTCCCGGCTTGCCGAAGGGACCTGAGAAGAAGCGATGA